One stretch of Pseudoxanthomonas sp. Root65 DNA includes these proteins:
- a CDS encoding oxidoreductase yields MDNPLKVALVGYGFVGKVFHAPLIQATPGLTLHTVVSRDAGKVRADWPTVTVVPDAHAAFADPAVDMVVIASPNDTHAPLAIAALGQGKHVVVDKPFTLTLSESREVVATASRAGRVVSVFQNRRWDADFLTVRRLIEEGALGRVAEFHSHFDRFRPIVQDRWRERDEPGGGLWYDLGPHLLDQALQLFGAPLAINADIARMRDSARAADYVDVTLRYPHHRAVLHASTLVAGNGLRFAVHGTRGSYLKHGLDAQEDQLRAGVVPGAPGWGVDPRAGEMVLDRDGRLVTKIASAEAGDYRRYYAGLRDAILHGTAPPVTPQQALDVMQLIELGLQSSAERREIALE; encoded by the coding sequence ATGGATAATCCGCTCAAGGTCGCTCTCGTCGGCTACGGCTTCGTCGGCAAGGTCTTCCACGCACCGTTGATCCAGGCCACGCCGGGATTGACGCTGCACACCGTGGTATCACGCGATGCCGGCAAGGTGCGGGCCGACTGGCCGACAGTGACGGTCGTGCCTGACGCACACGCGGCGTTCGCCGATCCGGCCGTGGATATGGTCGTCATCGCATCACCGAACGACACGCATGCGCCGCTGGCGATCGCCGCGCTGGGCCAGGGCAAGCATGTGGTGGTGGACAAGCCATTCACGCTGACACTGAGCGAATCGCGCGAGGTGGTGGCCACCGCGTCACGGGCCGGACGCGTGGTCAGCGTGTTCCAGAACCGGCGCTGGGATGCGGACTTCCTCACCGTCCGCCGGTTGATAGAAGAAGGCGCGCTGGGCCGCGTCGCGGAATTCCATTCGCACTTCGATCGATTCCGTCCGATCGTGCAGGACCGCTGGCGCGAGCGCGACGAGCCCGGTGGCGGACTGTGGTACGACCTCGGCCCGCACCTGCTGGACCAGGCGCTGCAGCTTTTCGGCGCTCCCCTGGCAATCAACGCCGACATCGCGCGAATGCGCGACAGTGCGCGGGCGGCGGACTACGTCGACGTGACCCTGCGCTACCCGCACCACCGCGCCGTCCTGCATGCGTCCACGCTGGTCGCGGGCAACGGCCTGCGCTTCGCCGTGCATGGCACCCGGGGCAGTTACCTCAAGCACGGACTGGATGCGCAGGAAGACCAGCTGCGTGCCGGCGTCGTACCGGGCGCGCCCGGCTGGGGCGTCGATCCGCGCGCGGGCGAAATGGTGCTGGACCGCGATGGCCGCCTCGTCACCAAGATCGCCAGCGCCGAAGCCGGCGACTACCGCCGCTACTACGCCGGCCTCCGCGACGCGATCCTGCACGGCACCGCGCCGCCCGTCACGCCGCAGCAGGCGCTCGACGTGATGCA